A window of Raineyella sp. W15-4 contains these coding sequences:
- the thrB gene encoding homoserine kinase: MRIVVRVPASSANLGPGFDCLGMALDWFDEVTLSTQAAGIEVDVTGEGAAEVPRDASHLIVSTFLLGLESLRVAPPSGLRLRAHNSIPHGRGLGSSSAAITAGLLLAWAYAYPSSQPDRKWMERIGTRLEGHADNVAAVILGGLAIAWGTADSGRAVSAPLSGDLRALAYIPHRAVPTRRAREALPTQVSHADATANTGRAALLVHALAQRPDLLLDATEDWLHQRYRAALMPESAALVANLRARGHAAIISGAGPTVVVLGTEEMLDELARTPFQGFDRRLLHVGGPAHIVSISEA; encoded by the coding sequence GTGCGGATCGTCGTCCGCGTTCCCGCCTCCTCGGCCAATCTCGGCCCCGGCTTCGACTGCCTGGGGATGGCCCTCGACTGGTTCGACGAGGTCACTCTCAGCACCCAGGCCGCCGGCATCGAGGTGGACGTCACCGGGGAGGGTGCCGCGGAGGTCCCGCGGGACGCCTCGCACCTGATCGTCTCGACCTTCCTGCTCGGTCTGGAGTCGCTGCGGGTCGCCCCGCCGAGTGGGCTGCGGCTCCGGGCGCACAACTCGATCCCGCACGGGCGGGGCCTGGGATCGTCCTCGGCTGCGATCACCGCCGGGCTGCTGCTGGCGTGGGCGTACGCCTATCCGTCCTCGCAGCCGGACCGGAAGTGGATGGAGCGGATCGGCACCCGGTTGGAGGGCCATGCCGACAATGTCGCCGCGGTGATCCTGGGTGGTCTGGCGATCGCCTGGGGGACGGCGGACAGCGGCCGGGCGGTCTCCGCGCCGCTCTCCGGCGACCTGCGGGCACTGGCCTACATCCCGCACCGGGCGGTGCCCACTCGCCGGGCGCGCGAGGCGCTGCCCACCCAGGTGAGTCACGCCGACGCCACCGCGAACACCGGCCGGGCCGCGCTGCTCGTCCACGCCCTGGCACAACGGCCCGACCTGCTGCTGGACGCCACCGAGGACTGGCTGCACCAGCGTTACCGGGCGGCGCTGATGCCGGAATCGGCCGCCCTGGTCGCGAACCTGCGGGCCCGGGGACACGCGGCGATCATCTCCGGGGCCGGCCCGACCGTGGTCGTCCTGGGCACCGAGGAGATGCTGGACGAGCTGGCCCGGACACCGTTCCAGGGCTTCGACCGGCGGCTGCTGCACGTCGGCGGGCCGGCGCACATCGTCTCGATCTCGGAGGCCTGA
- a CDS encoding homoserine dehydrogenase, whose protein sequence is MNEPVGRPLGVALLGCGVVGAEVARQLLEHADDLAARAGAPLRLVGIAVRRADRERPGLPAELFTTDATGLIARADVDLVIEVVGGIEPARTWILQALTSGKSVVTANKALLAEDGPALVAAADGHRTDLYYEAAVAGAIPIIRPMRDSLVGDQVTRVMGIVNGTTNFILDKMHTAGAGFAETLSEAQALGYAEADPTADVEGYDAAAKAAILATLAFHSRVTLDDVYREGITDVSRADIAAAESLGMVVKMLAICELEEQPDGGRRISARVHPAMLPAHHPLASVGGAFNAVFVETQAAGQLMFYGQGAGGAPTASAVLGDLVTVARHRLAGGRGSASSVYQDLPIAPIGDVITRFHIALEVEDTVGVLAKVATVLAAHNVSIMTMRQEDASGTARLVLGTHTARNADVEATVDELVAIPEVYEVSSLMRVEGR, encoded by the coding sequence ATGAATGAACCGGTGGGGCGCCCGCTGGGCGTGGCACTGCTCGGCTGCGGCGTGGTCGGCGCGGAGGTGGCCCGCCAGCTGCTGGAGCACGCCGACGACCTCGCGGCGCGCGCCGGTGCCCCGCTGCGCCTCGTCGGGATCGCCGTCCGCCGCGCCGACCGGGAACGCCCCGGCCTGCCGGCCGAACTGTTCACCACCGACGCGACCGGCCTGATCGCCCGCGCGGACGTCGACCTGGTGATCGAGGTGGTGGGCGGCATCGAGCCGGCCCGGACCTGGATCCTGCAGGCGCTCACCAGTGGCAAGTCGGTGGTCACCGCCAACAAGGCGCTGCTCGCCGAGGACGGTCCCGCCCTGGTGGCCGCGGCCGACGGTCACCGGACGGATCTCTACTACGAGGCCGCCGTGGCCGGCGCCATCCCGATCATCCGGCCGATGCGGGACTCCCTGGTCGGTGACCAGGTCACCCGGGTGATGGGCATCGTCAACGGCACCACGAACTTCATCCTGGACAAGATGCACACCGCCGGCGCCGGCTTCGCCGAGACGCTCAGCGAGGCGCAGGCGCTGGGCTACGCGGAGGCGGATCCCACCGCGGACGTCGAGGGCTACGACGCGGCCGCCAAGGCGGCGATCCTGGCCACCCTGGCGTTCCACTCCCGGGTCACCCTGGACGATGTCTACCGTGAGGGGATCACCGATGTCTCCCGGGCGGACATCGCCGCGGCGGAGTCGCTGGGCATGGTGGTGAAGATGCTCGCCATCTGCGAGCTCGAGGAGCAGCCGGACGGTGGCCGGCGGATCTCTGCCCGGGTCCACCCGGCGATGCTGCCGGCGCACCACCCGCTGGCCTCGGTCGGCGGGGCGTTCAATGCGGTGTTCGTCGAGACGCAGGCCGCTGGACAGCTGATGTTCTACGGGCAGGGGGCGGGCGGGGCGCCGACCGCCTCCGCGGTGCTGGGTGACCTGGTGACGGTGGCCCGCCACCGGCTGGCGGGCGGACGCGGGTCGGCGTCCTCGGTCTACCAGGACCTGCCGATCGCGCCGATCGGTGACGTCATCACCCGGTTCCACATCGCACTGGAGGTGGAGGACACCGTCGGGGTGCTGGCCAAGGTCGCCACGGTGCTGGCCGCCCACAACGTCTCCATCATGACGATGCGTCAGGAGGACGCCAGCGGGACCGCCCGGCTGGTGCTCGGCACCCACACGGCGCGCAATGCCGATGTGGAGGCGACCGTGGACGAACTCGTCGCCATCCCGGAGGTCTACGAGGTGTCCAGCCTGATGCGGGTGGAGGGCCGCTGA
- the lysA gene encoding diaminopimelate decarboxylase codes for MTHMHVAGSIHADTIVPGPQWLRVPEDVNALLPVLWSATVERGADGILTVGGLRVTEIAERCGTPVYILDEVDFHQRARAFVEAFAGWDVYYAGKSFLTTAVAGWALADGLHVDCATGGELTVALRGGVPGGRIGLHGNNKSEAEIAMALDAGVGRIIVDSFDEIGRVGRLAAERGVRPRVMVRVTTGVEAHTHEYIATAHEDQKFGFSIASGQAKEALRACEADPHLELIGIHSHIGSQIFETHGFEVAARRIMTLHAEVAREFDRELPEMDLGGGFGIAYTSLDRPESPEQLAASLRAIVEEQAHDLAVQVPRMSIEPGRAIVGPTTMALYRVGTVKQVVLDGGATRTYISVDGGMSDNIRPALYGAEYSATLAGRASSAGARLSRIVGKHCEGGDILVRDEFMPADIAPGDLIAVPGAGAYSRAMASNYNLVTRPPVVAVRDGALHTLLRRETLDDLLALDLGYDPVP; via the coding sequence ATGACGCACATGCACGTCGCCGGCTCGATCCACGCCGACACCATCGTCCCCGGGCCACAGTGGCTGCGCGTCCCGGAGGACGTCAACGCCCTGTTGCCCGTCCTGTGGAGCGCCACGGTCGAGCGGGGGGCCGACGGGATCCTGACGGTCGGCGGTCTGCGGGTCACCGAGATCGCCGAGCGGTGCGGTACCCCGGTCTACATCCTCGACGAGGTGGACTTCCACCAGCGCGCCCGGGCCTTCGTCGAGGCCTTCGCGGGGTGGGACGTCTACTACGCGGGGAAGTCCTTCCTCACCACGGCGGTGGCGGGCTGGGCGCTGGCGGACGGCCTGCACGTCGACTGCGCCACCGGGGGTGAGCTGACCGTCGCGTTGCGCGGTGGGGTGCCCGGGGGGCGGATCGGTCTGCACGGCAACAACAAGTCGGAGGCGGAGATCGCCATGGCGCTGGACGCGGGGGTGGGACGGATCATCGTCGACTCCTTCGACGAGATCGGCCGGGTCGGCCGACTGGCCGCGGAGCGCGGCGTACGCCCCCGGGTGATGGTCCGGGTGACGACCGGTGTCGAGGCGCACACCCACGAGTACATCGCCACCGCCCATGAGGACCAGAAGTTCGGTTTCTCGATCGCCTCGGGGCAGGCGAAGGAGGCGCTCCGTGCCTGCGAGGCCGATCCGCACCTGGAGCTGATCGGCATCCACTCCCACATCGGCTCGCAGATCTTCGAGACCCACGGCTTCGAGGTCGCCGCCCGGCGGATCATGACCCTGCACGCAGAGGTCGCCCGCGAGTTCGACCGGGAGCTGCCCGAGATGGACCTCGGTGGTGGCTTCGGGATCGCCTACACCTCGCTGGACCGGCCGGAGAGCCCGGAACAGTTGGCCGCATCCCTGCGGGCGATCGTCGAGGAGCAGGCCCACGACCTGGCGGTGCAGGTGCCGCGGATGTCGATCGAGCCCGGGCGGGCCATCGTCGGGCCCACCACGATGGCGCTCTACCGGGTCGGAACGGTCAAGCAGGTGGTGCTCGACGGGGGAGCGACCCGGACCTACATCTCTGTCGACGGCGGGATGAGCGACAACATCCGCCCCGCGTTGTACGGCGCGGAGTATTCGGCCACCCTCGCCGGTCGCGCCTCGTCGGCGGGCGCCCGGCTGTCGCGGATCGTCGGCAAGCACTGCGAGGGCGGGGACATCCTGGTCCGCGACGAGTTCATGCCGGCCGACATCGCGCCGGGAGACCTGATCGCGGTGCCCGGCGCGGGCGCCTACAGCCGGGCGATGGCGTCCAACTACAACCTGGTCACCCGGCCGCCGGTGGTCGCCGTCCGGGACGGCGCCCTGCACACACTGCTCCGCCGGGAGACCCTCGACGACCTGCTCGCCCTCGACCTCGGCTACGACCCGGTACCGTGA
- a CDS encoding glycosyltransferase family 87 protein — MTPPETATPARRPPAGGTVTSAHRPLIGPALGAALLWIGSRLTMLALFFGLEISVWWDVYYYFTRVAGLPTVGLGHTLVEYPTPVVWWLQLPYLLGGRDQVAYVALFMVLMGLLDAALTGWLWLRGRRAGSTVAAYYWMVFTMLIGPLVYTRFDLLPSVLAAVALLLLARAPGVSGGLVAIGAAVKLWPALLITGLFGRRHSRVAVWIGFAVTGVILVVLSLVTGGWDRLVSPLTWQGERGLQIESVWATPAMVNVLAHPGRYVIQFSQYQAYEVFGPGVGAMLTVASVATVVGGLAILALGVRAWRSPGHDLYTDAMIMTAVIAVMIITNKTFSPQYLIWLGGPLAVLVLTRTGRAGATDRGLLVLPLVLAVLTQLIFPLFYSWLTDAGPGTGRTLMTLVLALRNIGMLAFTVMAFGRAWSLLGGAGRREAVVEDTAAGPAS, encoded by the coding sequence GTGACGCCCCCTGAGACCGCGACCCCCGCCCGACGACCGCCGGCCGGCGGGACGGTGACTTCCGCCCATCGCCCGCTGATCGGCCCGGCGCTCGGAGCGGCCCTGCTCTGGATCGGCTCCCGGCTCACCATGCTGGCACTGTTCTTCGGCCTGGAGATCTCCGTCTGGTGGGACGTCTACTACTACTTCACCAGGGTCGCCGGCCTCCCCACGGTCGGCCTCGGCCACACCCTGGTCGAGTACCCCACCCCGGTGGTGTGGTGGCTGCAGCTCCCCTACCTCCTCGGCGGCCGCGACCAGGTGGCGTACGTGGCGCTCTTCATGGTGCTGATGGGACTCCTGGATGCCGCCCTCACCGGGTGGCTGTGGCTGCGTGGACGGCGGGCCGGGTCGACGGTGGCGGCGTACTACTGGATGGTCTTCACGATGTTGATCGGGCCGTTGGTCTACACCCGCTTCGACCTGCTGCCGTCCGTCCTGGCCGCGGTCGCCCTGCTGCTGCTCGCCCGGGCACCGGGCGTCTCCGGCGGACTGGTGGCCATCGGGGCGGCCGTCAAGCTGTGGCCGGCCCTGCTGATCACCGGCCTGTTCGGCCGGCGACACAGCCGGGTCGCGGTCTGGATCGGCTTCGCCGTCACCGGCGTCATCCTCGTCGTCCTCAGTCTGGTCACCGGTGGCTGGGACCGCCTGGTGTCGCCGCTGACCTGGCAGGGAGAGCGCGGGCTGCAGATCGAGTCGGTCTGGGCCACCCCGGCGATGGTCAACGTCCTCGCCCATCCGGGTCGCTACGTCATCCAGTTCTCGCAGTATCAGGCCTACGAGGTGTTCGGCCCCGGGGTGGGGGCGATGCTCACCGTGGCGTCGGTGGCCACCGTCGTCGGGGGGCTGGCGATCCTCGCCCTGGGCGTCCGGGCCTGGCGCTCCCCCGGCCACGATCTGTACACCGACGCGATGATCATGACAGCCGTGATCGCCGTCATGATCATCACCAACAAGACCTTCAGCCCGCAGTACCTGATCTGGCTCGGCGGCCCGCTCGCCGTCCTGGTCCTCACCCGCACCGGCCGGGCGGGCGCCACGGACCGCGGCCTGCTGGTCCTCCCGCTGGTGCTCGCCGTGCTCACCCAGCTGATCTTCCCGCTGTTCTACTCCTGGCTCACCGATGCCGGCCCGGGCACCGGACGCACCCTGATGACGTTGGTGCTGGCGCTGCGCAACATCGGCATGCTGGCCTTCACCGTGATGGCCTTCGGCCGAGCCTGGTCCCTGCTGGGGGGCGCCGGCCGACGCGAGGCCGTCGTCGAGGACACGGCGGCGGGCCCGGCCTCCTGA